A region of Aulosira sp. FACHB-615 DNA encodes the following proteins:
- a CDS encoding GNAT family N-acetyltransferase, with protein sequence MTSLLPRNLSVVIRPVHYRDLDGIERLTQESFTATTLAGSNSAEGQMQSLRRWYGLLKFLSWFPNPLQYRFCAYVAEQGRMLLGMIQVSPFNRTHSTWRIDKVMLDRAADKQGIGSQLLRHCFESILEARTWLLEVNINDIEALALYRQNGFQRLAEITYWKIEADLLTELAQAEPDLPNLLPVSNADAQLLYQLDTASMPPLVRQVFDRNTRDFKTSLFGALTDAVKQWITKTEVVSGYVFEPQRKAAIGYFQVQLDRKGETPHVATLTVHPAYTWLYPELLSQLARIAQDFPQQGLRLASLDYQPEREEYLERIGAKRTEHTLIMSRSVWHKLRESKFVSLEGIQWTDVLQGLQPARKPIPGGMSWAKTGQQPSSEIPVPSKSESINFKCNNGHTEPSCQNESVDGQQEK encoded by the coding sequence ATGACTTCATTACTTCCTCGAAATCTCAGCGTTGTCATCCGGCCAGTCCACTATCGGGATCTGGATGGAATTGAGCGATTAACACAAGAGTCATTCACCGCCACGACTTTGGCAGGCTCCAATTCTGCCGAGGGTCAAATGCAATCCCTCCGTCGGTGGTATGGCTTACTTAAATTTTTGAGTTGGTTCCCCAACCCACTCCAGTATCGTTTCTGCGCTTATGTTGCTGAACAGGGTCGAATGCTGTTGGGAATGATTCAAGTATCACCATTCAACCGCACTCACAGTACTTGGCGCATTGATAAGGTGATGCTAGATCGGGCTGCGGACAAACAAGGAATTGGCTCACAATTGCTGCGCCATTGCTTCGAGTCGATTTTAGAAGCGCGGACTTGGTTATTAGAAGTAAATATTAACGATATAGAAGCATTAGCTCTCTATCGCCAAAATGGATTTCAACGTTTAGCAGAAATTACCTATTGGAAAATAGAAGCCGATTTGCTGACAGAATTGGCACAAGCAGAACCAGATTTACCCAATTTGCTGCCAGTAAGTAACGCTGATGCCCAGTTGCTTTATCAACTAGATACAGCATCAATGCCACCTTTGGTACGTCAAGTTTTTGACCGCAACACCCGCGATTTTAAAACCAGTTTATTTGGGGCGTTGACCGATGCTGTCAAGCAATGGATCACCAAAACAGAAGTTGTCAGTGGTTACGTGTTTGAACCGCAACGCAAAGCCGCCATTGGCTATTTTCAAGTACAGCTTGACCGCAAAGGCGAAACTCCCCATGTGGCAACGCTGACCGTCCACCCTGCTTACACTTGGTTGTATCCAGAGTTGCTTTCGCAATTGGCACGTATAGCGCAAGACTTCCCCCAACAAGGTTTGCGATTGGCTTCGTTAGACTACCAACCTGAAAGAGAAGAATATTTAGAACGGATTGGCGCAAAACGCACGGAACATACTTTGATTATGTCGCGTTCAGTTTGGCACAAACTCCGAGAATCAAAATTTGTCTCCTTAGAAGGGATTCAATGGACAGATGTGCTGCAAGGTTTACAACCAGCACGTAAACCCATACCGGGAGGGATGTCTTGGGCAAAAACTGGACAGCAGCCATCTTCCGAGATACCAGTGCCAAGCAAATCAGAATCTATCAACTTTAAATGTAACAACGGTCACACGGAGCCATCTTGCCAAAATGAATCAGTCGATGGTCAACAGGAAAAGTAG
- the ruvX gene encoding Holliday junction resolvase RuvX, producing MDKKQYISALGLDVGRKRIGVAGCDRTGLIATGITTIERSSFERDVEQFQNIVNERQVEILVVGLPYSMDGSLGFQAHQVQKFATKLSKALKLPIEYVDERLTSFQAEQMLIAENLSPSRHKGLIDRKAAALILQQWLDSRRSAAVKMLSSMDSF from the coding sequence ATGGATAAAAAACAGTATATTTCAGCACTAGGATTAGATGTCGGACGGAAACGAATTGGCGTAGCAGGATGCGATCGCACCGGTTTAATTGCTACGGGAATTACAACAATTGAACGCTCATCTTTTGAGCGCGACGTTGAGCAGTTCCAAAATATCGTCAATGAACGTCAGGTAGAAATTTTAGTTGTTGGTTTACCTTATTCAATGGATGGTTCATTGGGATTTCAGGCTCATCAGGTGCAGAAATTTGCCACCAAACTGAGTAAGGCTCTCAAACTACCCATAGAATATGTTGATGAGCGCCTCACCTCTTTTCAAGCAGAGCAAATGCTCATCGCCGAGAATCTCTCACCATCGCGTCATAAAGGTTTAATTGACCGCAAAGCCGCAGCGTTGATTTTACAACAATGGTTAGATTCTCGGCGCTCTGCCGCAGTTAAAATGCTGTCGAGTATGGATAGCTTTTGA
- a CDS encoding response regulator transcription factor produces the protein MTHILLVEDEVKLARFIELELNYEGYQVSVAYDGLTALTAARELHPDLVILDWMLPGLSGLEICRRLRSTGDKVPVILLTAKDEVSDRVAGLDAGADDYVVKPFSVEELLARVRAHLRRNQEADAADILEFEDLSLNRRTREVYRGNRLIELTAKEFDLLDYLLSHPRQVITRDRILEEVWGYDFMGDSNIIEVYVRYLRLKLEINHEKRLIQTVRGVGYVLRE, from the coding sequence ATGACGCACATCTTACTTGTAGAAGATGAGGTCAAACTGGCGCGATTTATCGAATTGGAACTGAATTACGAAGGTTATCAAGTCAGTGTCGCCTACGATGGATTAACTGCCCTAACTGCGGCGCGAGAGTTACATCCAGACTTAGTTATTTTAGATTGGATGTTACCAGGGTTATCAGGTCTAGAGATTTGCCGCCGTTTGCGGAGTACTGGAGATAAAGTCCCAGTCATATTATTAACTGCTAAAGATGAAGTCAGCGATCGCGTGGCTGGTCTAGACGCGGGTGCTGATGACTATGTAGTGAAACCATTCAGTGTGGAAGAACTATTAGCCAGAGTCCGCGCTCATCTGCGCCGCAACCAAGAAGCCGATGCAGCCGACATCTTAGAATTTGAAGACCTCAGCTTAAATCGTCGCACCAGAGAAGTGTATCGCGGCAATAGATTAATTGAATTAACCGCCAAAGAATTTGATTTGCTGGATTATTTGCTGTCCCATCCCCGACAAGTAATTACCCGCGATCGCATTTTAGAAGAAGTTTGGGGTTACGACTTCATGGGCGATTCCAACATCATCGAAGTTTACGTCCGCTACTTGCGCCTCAAACTTGAAATCAACCATGAAAAGCGACTGATTCAAACCGTCCGAGGCGTTGGCTACGTACTGCGTGAGTAG